The Mustela erminea isolate mMusErm1 chromosome 6, mMusErm1.Pri, whole genome shotgun sequence genome includes a region encoding these proteins:
- the LGALS2 gene encoding galectin-2 isoform X3: protein MSGKFEITNMDMKLGTTLKIKGKIASDADGFVINLGQGSEQLNLHFNPRFNDSTIVCNSRDGSWGEEQREGHMCFSPGSEVKITVTFGNDGFKVKLPDGHQLTFPNRLGHSHLSYLSVLDGLSVSSFKIN, encoded by the exons GGAAAATTTGAGATAACGAACATGGACATGAAGTTGGGGACAACCCTGAAGATCAAGGGCAAGATTGCCAGTGATGCTGATgg ATTTGTGATCAATCTGGGCCAGGGGTCGGAGCAGCTCAATCTGCATTTCAACCCACGCTTCAATGACTCCACTATCGTCTGCAACTCACGGGATGGCAGCTGGGGGGAGGAGCAACGGGAAGGTCACATGTGCTTCAGCCCCGGGTCAGAGGTCAAG ATCACCGTGACCTTTGGGAATGACGGATTCAAAGTGAAGCTGCCAGATGGGCACCAGCTGACCTTTCCCAACAGGCTGGGCCACAGCCACCTGAGCTACCTGAGCGTGCTGGACGGGCTGAGCGTCTCCTCCTTCAAAATCAACTGA
- the CDC42EP1 gene encoding LOW QUALITY PROTEIN: cdc42 effector protein 1 (The sequence of the model RefSeq protein was modified relative to this genomic sequence to represent the inferred CDS: inserted 1 base in 1 codon; deleted 3 bases in 2 codons), producing MPGPQGAGRAPAMSLGKLSPVGWVSSSHGKRRLTADMISPPLGDFRHTMHVGRGGDVFGDTSFLSNHGGNXGSTHRSPRSFLAKKLSRCGGLGAPPRRMASPPAPSPAPPAVSPIIKNAISLPQLNQAAYDSLVVGKFTFDRSPPAPWTGRSSYGVDSGFCTISRLPRQEKPRDRDRDSTFPPETGLHRSDSLLSFHLDLDLGPSLLSELLGVMSLSEASAAESPAPNTSPPAPATSPPAPATSPSAPASSPQSRGHCPNGVTTGLGPAAEMRASPVEEDPRAPAHMAPGRHWGAGWGDRDRQGSHHHTEVDSWPEPRKVLPQARASWESLDEEWGAPQAASRTPVPSTVQANTFEFADAEEDDEVKV from the exons ATGCCAGGCCCCCAGGGGGCAGGAAGAGCCCCCGCCATGAGCCTGGGCAAGCTCTCACCCGTGGGCTGGGTGTCCAGCTCGCACGGGAAGAGGCGGCTAACGGCAGACATGATCAGC CCCCCGCTCGGGGACTTCCGCCACACCATGCACGTGGGCCGTGGTGGGGATGTCTTTGGCGACACCTCCTTTCTCAGCAACCACGGGGGCA TCGGGAGCACTCACCGCTCACCCCGAAGCTTCCTGGCCAAGAAGCTCAGCAGGTGCGGCGGGTTGGGGGCTCCGCCCCGGCGGATGGCCTCCCCGCCcgcaccctcccctgccccacccgcGGTCTCCCCGATCATCAAGAACGCCatctccctgccccagctcaACCAGGCCGCCTATGACAGCCTCGTGGTGGGCAAATTCACCTTCGACCGCAGCCCT CCAGCTCCATGGACGGGCCGCTCCAGTTACG GCGTGGACTCTGGGTTCTGCACTATCTCCCGCCTGCCTCGCCAGGAAAAGCCTCGTGACCGAGACCGTGATAGTACCTTCCCCCCGGAGACCGGGCTTCACCGCTCTGACTCCCTCCTGTCCTTCCACCTGGACCTCGACCTTGGCCCGTCTCTCCTCAGTGAGCTCCTTGGGGTCATGAGCCTTTCAGAAGCCTCTGCAGCTGAGAGCCCAGCCCCCAACACAAGCCCCCCGGCCCCTGCCACCAGTCCTCCTGCCCCTGCTACCAGTCCCTCAGCCCCTGCATCAAGCCCCCAGTCCCGTGGACACTGCCCCAATGGGGTAACTACTGGGTTGGGCCCAGCAGCTGAGATGAGGGCCAGCCCGGTGGAAGAGGATCCCCGTGCACCTGCTCACATGGCCCCTGGCAGGCACTGGGGAGCAGGCtggggggacagggacaggcagGGCAGCCACCACCACACTGAGGTAGATTCCTGGCCAGAGCCCAGGAAGGTGCTTCCCCAGGCTCGGGCTTCTTGGGAGAGCCTGGACGAAGAGTGGGGGGCTCCCCAGGCAGCCAGCAGGACCcccgtgcccagcacagtgcaAGCAAACACCTTCGAGTTTGCTGATGCCGAGGAGGACGATGAAGTCAAGGTGTGA